The Yersinia intermedia genome window below encodes:
- a CDS encoding TyeA family type III secretion system gatekeeper subunit, giving the protein MINANNVSETLAVHGSHQNVGKAHGEITPAHSVMELASIELSEVRQTALEETMEEIGLSLGSRLKDQKSIEAEERNLRRQQLLVKLITQLSGSSDMLFSQNIPLDVDLVSLANKLRQGELSAGQQVLLLAAMLAHSKNNPLRRRSLSQLLGPLLEREGWEVELFGLLELGTEGSRALGAVKQLFQQSIHQSELSLAEWFTQVSRWPQRQQRVRVLMWAIAFDLSCRPFAQYGERLSATLYQLRRLLMFLGLEDHCSQVGNVCGVAGDTILNEVLAVVGQPWLFSSWLQPRIEAITGADAKAQRGFIRRFYELFKLMPVDCFNDQEQQAQILATLLEI; this is encoded by the coding sequence ATGATTAATGCCAATAATGTGTCAGAGACCTTGGCAGTTCACGGCTCTCACCAAAATGTGGGGAAGGCGCATGGCGAAATAACCCCCGCACACTCAGTCATGGAATTAGCCAGCATTGAATTATCTGAAGTGAGACAAACTGCGCTGGAAGAGACGATGGAAGAGATCGGTCTGAGTCTCGGTTCCCGTTTGAAAGATCAAAAATCCATTGAGGCTGAAGAGCGTAATCTGCGCCGCCAACAGCTATTGGTGAAGTTGATAACTCAACTCTCTGGTAGCAGCGACATGCTGTTTTCACAGAATATTCCGCTTGATGTGGATCTTGTTTCACTTGCCAACAAGCTTCGACAAGGTGAGCTATCGGCAGGGCAGCAAGTGTTACTGTTGGCCGCCATGCTGGCACACAGCAAAAATAACCCATTACGCCGCCGCAGCTTATCGCAATTACTTGGCCCGCTACTTGAGCGTGAGGGCTGGGAGGTTGAGCTATTTGGTCTGTTGGAGCTGGGTACGGAGGGCAGCCGCGCGCTGGGCGCCGTCAAACAGTTGTTTCAGCAAAGTATTCATCAAAGTGAATTGTCACTGGCGGAGTGGTTTACCCAGGTGAGCCGTTGGCCACAGCGCCAGCAACGTGTTCGGGTACTCATGTGGGCAATCGCGTTTGATTTGTCCTGTCGGCCGTTCGCTCAATACGGTGAGCGTTTGTCCGCTACGCTCTACCAGTTGCGCCGCTTGCTGATGTTTCTCGGGTTGGAAGACCATTGCAGCCAGGTGGGGAATGTCTGTGGCGTGGCAGGAGATACGATTCTGAACGAGGTACTGGCGGTGGTGGGGCAACCCTGGCTATTTAGTAGCTGGTTGCAGCCACGAATTGAAGCGATTACCGGTGCGGATGCCAAAGCACAGCGAGGATTCATTCGTCGGTTTTATGAGTTGTTTAAATTGATGCCAGTGGATTGTTTCAATGATCAGGAACAACAAGCACAAATTTTAGCCACCTTGCTGGAGATATGA
- the sctL gene encoding type III secretion system stator protein SctL: MNPFHLRIEKFDYSLPAGRVIAAVQLQEMAQSRDILSAAREQAAKIVQAAQDESRVLLAQAQQQADMLMVQVRSQTEAEVLAQHVGWLVAAEQLEAALITQSRQHILAAITAVVTAWAGQQSVEQILIHRLGAQVEQMAHGEKLLLQVHPQHLPAVTAALGERVQCVGDESMPEDAACLGSPMLQVSLSLRSHLAQLILWLQEPAHD, translated from the coding sequence GTGAACCCTTTTCATCTCAGGATAGAGAAATTTGATTATTCGCTGCCAGCGGGGCGAGTCATTGCGGCGGTTCAGTTACAGGAAATGGCGCAGAGCCGCGATATTTTATCTGCTGCCCGAGAGCAGGCAGCCAAGATTGTGCAAGCAGCGCAGGATGAGAGCCGCGTGTTGTTAGCGCAAGCACAGCAACAAGCAGACATGCTGATGGTCCAAGTGCGGAGTCAAACAGAAGCTGAGGTGTTGGCGCAACATGTTGGCTGGTTGGTCGCGGCGGAGCAATTGGAGGCCGCTCTGATTACGCAATCCCGTCAGCATATTCTGGCAGCGATTACGGCGGTGGTAACTGCCTGGGCCGGTCAGCAATCTGTGGAGCAGATTTTGATTCATCGGCTGGGGGCGCAAGTGGAGCAAATGGCGCACGGTGAAAAGTTGCTCTTACAGGTTCACCCGCAGCATCTGCCTGCCGTGACCGCTGCTCTGGGTGAGCGGGTACAGTGTGTGGGGGATGAGAGTATGCCTGAAGATGCCGCATGCTTAGGTTCGCCAATGCTGCAAGTTAGCCTTTCTCTGCGTAGCCATTTGGCGCAACTTATCCTTTGGCTACAGGAGCCAGCTCATGATTAA
- a CDS encoding type III secretion system domain-containing protein encodes MILPLTADLRHLHQLAWRPAQFAHPLWLSAMGIKTENYCYGRSKALDRVLNNALIRQRKFPQQTLPAVLSKQQQERMASYPRLSARCLALGLVHLQCGDYLRLRRYREQLSPLLDEADIQQLIGMGYQGHLPATLNPQHLPTVALRLGHSLAHQVRHDDVVWRAISISLPPQPRALSLSQAFSFSVDSWLTRLERLL; translated from the coding sequence ATGATATTACCGTTAACCGCTGATCTCCGGCATTTGCATCAGTTAGCCTGGCGACCCGCACAATTTGCCCATCCTCTATGGTTGTCGGCGATGGGGATTAAAACAGAGAACTACTGTTATGGCCGCAGTAAAGCGCTGGACAGGGTATTGAATAATGCGCTAATTCGGCAACGAAAATTTCCACAGCAAACGCTGCCTGCGGTGCTGAGCAAGCAGCAGCAAGAGCGAATGGCAAGTTACCCGCGCTTATCTGCCCGCTGTCTGGCGCTGGGGTTGGTCCATTTACAATGTGGTGATTATTTGCGCCTACGGCGTTATCGCGAGCAGCTTTCGCCGCTATTGGATGAAGCTGATATTCAACAACTCATTGGTATGGGATATCAGGGGCACCTGCCGGCGACCTTAAACCCACAGCATCTGCCCACGGTTGCTTTACGACTGGGGCATAGCCTGGCACATCAGGTACGCCATGATGATGTGGTCTGGCGTGCAATCTCTATCTCATTACCCCCTCAGCCACGTGCATTATCTCTGTCTCAGGCATTCTCTTTTTCGGTTGACAGTTGGTTAACCCGACTGGAGCGTTTGCTGTGA
- the ssaJ gene encoding EscJ/YscJ/HrcJ family type III secretion inner membrane ring protein SsaJ, which translates to MKRLRRAIALLLVVVSLSGCGMELYSGLSEGEANQMLALLMLHQIKAEKQSEKGGTVGLSVDKSQFINAVELLRQNGFPRQKFTTVDTLFPSNQLVTSPGQEQAKMVYLKEQQLESMLSHMDGVIHADVTIAMPAPTDGKSSVPHAASVFIKYSPEVNLQSYQPQIKNLIRDGIPGIDYSQISVVMQPANYRFIAAEPHEHAEAQLSLQWLLRHAGAVQIALGLLLVLLAGLSMACLLRYLRR; encoded by the coding sequence ATGAAACGCCTGCGGCGTGCGATAGCGCTCTTGCTGGTGGTGGTCTCCCTTTCAGGCTGTGGTATGGAGCTATACAGCGGGCTTTCTGAGGGGGAGGCCAACCAGATGCTGGCGTTGCTGATGTTGCACCAAATTAAAGCCGAAAAGCAGTCTGAGAAAGGCGGAACGGTTGGGCTGAGTGTCGATAAAAGTCAGTTTATTAATGCAGTGGAATTGCTACGACAAAATGGTTTTCCGCGCCAGAAATTTACGACCGTGGATACGTTGTTTCCGTCGAACCAGCTCGTGACATCACCTGGGCAAGAGCAGGCCAAGATGGTCTATTTGAAAGAACAGCAGCTGGAAAGCATGTTGAGCCATATGGATGGTGTGATTCATGCCGATGTGACCATTGCTATGCCAGCACCGACCGACGGGAAAAGCAGTGTTCCCCACGCCGCCTCAGTGTTTATCAAGTATTCCCCCGAGGTCAATTTACAAAGCTATCAACCACAAATTAAAAATCTGATCCGCGATGGTATCCCCGGTATCGATTACTCACAGATTAGTGTGGTGATGCAGCCAGCCAATTATCGGTTTATCGCCGCTGAGCCACACGAGCACGCTGAGGCACAACTGAGCCTGCAATGGCTATTACGCCACGCCGGTGCGGTACAGATAGCGTTAGGGTTACTGTTAGTGCTGCTGGCTGGGTTGTCAATGGCGTGCTTATTACGCTATTTGCGCCGATAA
- the sctI gene encoding type III secretion system inner rod subunit SctI has translation MEIDAIQAASMLNTPLQPAAGEPQQIAKFTQLMQQVEPDTAMMSPSQLLGVQSQWMHATLAVDLTAKVAGVLGQNINKLVNMQ, from the coding sequence ATGGAAATTGATGCTATTCAGGCTGCTTCAATGTTGAATACCCCCCTTCAGCCAGCGGCCGGTGAGCCGCAACAAATCGCCAAATTTACGCAGTTAATGCAACAGGTTGAACCTGACACGGCAATGATGTCGCCGTCCCAATTATTGGGTGTTCAGTCGCAATGGATGCATGCCACATTAGCAGTGGATTTAACGGCTAAAGTGGCCGGTGTTCTTGGGCAGAACATCAATAAACTGGTCAATATGCAATGA
- a CDS encoding EscG/YscG/SsaH family type III secretion system needle protein co-chaperone codes for MILLSAQCRQLVVEAALAGVNHSLQAEAKNILNVLPQLIPDPQVRLVCEAMLLFGLNDRVAALALLATSASEDAQAMLALLQQGISAADSASLALPLTTRQPLVLKA; via the coding sequence ATGATCTTACTTTCAGCACAATGCCGCCAGTTGGTGGTTGAAGCCGCCTTGGCGGGGGTGAATCACAGCCTACAGGCAGAAGCCAAAAATATCCTTAATGTGTTACCCCAACTGATACCTGACCCTCAGGTACGTTTGGTCTGCGAGGCAATGCTGCTATTCGGACTTAATGACAGAGTGGCAGCGCTGGCGTTACTGGCAACATCCGCATCTGAAGATGCGCAGGCCATGTTGGCGTTGCTACAACAAGGAATTTCTGCTGCTGACTCAGCGTCATTGGCGTTGCCGCTAACAACGCGGCAGCCTCTGGTACTAAAGGCATAG
- the sctF gene encoding type III secretion system needle filament subunit SctF, producing MDINALMNEMTNSINKISQDFQNQMATGNPSDPEHMLKMQFAMQQYSSYINFSSALMKNIKDMTSGIIAKI from the coding sequence ATGGATATAAACGCATTAATGAACGAAATGACGAATAGCATTAATAAGATAAGTCAGGACTTTCAAAACCAGATGGCTACCGGTAATCCCTCTGACCCAGAGCATATGCTCAAGATGCAATTTGCCATGCAGCAGTATTCGTCTTACATCAACTTTAGCAGTGCGCTGATGAAGAATATTAAAGATATGACCAGTGGGATTATTGCCAAAATATGA
- a CDS encoding helix-turn-helix domain-containing protein — protein sequence MKSIQFILFRQEGTLRSNGECYTVPAGNLVVTHELATVSSFSQSTFISILCHSIDLLPIYQSLASKMVQSNKFRLPHKVSDRYKILPANKDIIHATEQLIDIERSASLRFLYLYCLGLDSVYFSRLLESIVGTNNELLEFFEKNRLNPWTVSRYADELGISTRKLNFLFYEKFGMSAKQWLLDQRLKKGCELLLSTRLRVADIAMECGFSNHAHFSDSFRRRFQQCPSHMRSLME from the coding sequence ATGAAATCAATACAGTTTATTTTATTTCGGCAAGAGGGAACATTACGCAGCAACGGAGAGTGTTATACGGTACCTGCGGGGAATTTGGTTGTTACCCACGAGTTGGCTACGGTATCTTCTTTCTCGCAGAGTACTTTTATTTCAATATTGTGTCATTCGATAGATCTTTTACCTATATATCAAAGCTTAGCCAGTAAAATGGTGCAGTCTAATAAATTTCGCTTGCCTCATAAGGTATCTGATCGCTACAAAATATTGCCAGCTAATAAAGATATTATCCACGCAACTGAACAGTTAATTGATATTGAGCGCTCAGCATCATTACGCTTTCTTTACCTGTATTGTTTAGGCCTGGATTCAGTTTATTTCTCCAGGTTGTTGGAATCAATTGTGGGTACCAATAATGAGTTGCTGGAGTTTTTTGAAAAAAATCGCCTTAATCCCTGGACGGTATCGCGCTATGCCGATGAATTAGGTATTTCGACCCGTAAATTGAATTTTCTGTTTTACGAAAAATTCGGCATGTCTGCGAAGCAGTGGTTACTGGATCAACGTTTGAAAAAAGGTTGTGAATTGTTGTTATCTACACGGTTGCGCGTGGCAGATATCGCCATGGAATGTGGTTTTAGCAATCACGCACATTTCTCTGATAGCTTCCGTCGCCGTTTCCAGCAGTGCCCATCGCATATGCGGTCACTTATGGAATAG
- a CDS encoding tetratricopeptide repeat protein yields MDDFSADDFQSLCVKINSVLKEQNTIQHPMSDFKQQADPQEVATRYTRGYQAWLANDYTAASSDFSWLTLCCPSEPRFHLALAAAMQMQQEYALALSAYAAALLLDANDPEPVYQMAVCLRALDKGADAREALQTAIEMSYLNPEYASTATKANRLLNEI; encoded by the coding sequence ATGGACGATTTTTCTGCCGATGATTTCCAGTCCCTGTGTGTAAAGATAAATAGTGTATTGAAAGAACAGAATACTATTCAGCACCCAATGAGTGATTTTAAGCAGCAAGCTGATCCACAGGAAGTAGCAACCCGCTATACGCGGGGTTATCAGGCCTGGCTGGCAAATGATTATACTGCTGCCAGCAGCGATTTTTCTTGGCTTACACTCTGTTGCCCCTCTGAGCCACGATTCCATCTGGCTTTGGCCGCCGCGATGCAAATGCAGCAAGAGTATGCTCTGGCGTTGAGTGCTTATGCCGCCGCACTATTACTGGATGCAAATGATCCTGAACCGGTATATCAAATGGCGGTTTGTTTACGCGCGTTGGATAAAGGGGCTGATGCCAGAGAAGCATTACAAACCGCCATTGAAATGAGTTATCTGAACCCTGAGTATGCGTCTACAGCAACGAAAGCCAATCGATTATTGAATGAAATATAA
- a CDS encoding methyl-accepting chemotaxis protein has protein sequence MNIPISQDIKVNDKALQTVDDGGKLDNSIGNIISDIADIISQMYALFKKMRDLLSAYGGKQFELLFNIKAAAMKNQREAIDKTASAAIASGVCSILSGVVNAAGAGAGDRLGGIGGHISSVTGQFITGSGKLAEGDIARRAEILRMESNLQSFSSDSYSKNINEIQDKVGEARQGFKDFSNTLTNVINQISMAVKL, from the coding sequence ATGAATATACCTATCAGTCAGGACATAAAAGTAAACGACAAAGCTCTCCAGACTGTCGATGATGGCGGGAAATTAGATAATAGTATTGGCAATATCATCAGTGATATTGCCGATATTATTTCCCAAATGTATGCATTATTTAAAAAAATGCGTGATTTACTGAGTGCTTATGGTGGGAAACAATTCGAGCTTCTATTTAATATCAAAGCTGCTGCCATGAAAAATCAGCGTGAAGCGATCGATAAAACAGCTTCAGCGGCCATCGCCAGCGGAGTTTGCTCCATTCTGTCCGGTGTGGTTAACGCCGCTGGTGCCGGAGCTGGCGACCGGTTGGGCGGTATTGGCGGGCATATTAGTAGTGTTACCGGGCAATTCATTACCGGTAGTGGGAAACTGGCCGAGGGTGATATAGCCCGTCGTGCGGAAATCTTACGCATGGAGAGCAATCTGCAAAGTTTTAGCTCTGATAGTTACTCAAAAAATATCAATGAAATACAGGATAAAGTAGGAGAGGCAAGACAAGGATTCAAGGACTTTAGCAATACCTTGACTAACGTCATAAACCAGATTTCCATGGCTGTGAAACTATGA
- a CDS encoding SycD/LcrH family type III secretion system chaperone, which translates to MNIEPTDQLINFMRRGGSLRMLANMSEQDLALIYEYSVQLCHGGEYDGAKKLLNILIRFDHWNFAYWLTLGSCYQQTGDFHQALYCFSRAGQIQVDDPRPSCFAGECYSACGNAIYAEKAFRAALNWCHVHPEQAQVQQQAERGLAALLLEVRHA; encoded by the coding sequence ATGAATATTGAACCTACTGATCAACTTATTAATTTTATGCGGCGCGGCGGTTCTCTGCGTATGTTGGCGAATATGTCGGAGCAAGACTTGGCGTTAATATATGAATATAGCGTGCAACTTTGTCACGGTGGAGAATATGACGGCGCAAAGAAACTGTTAAATATATTAATTCGTTTCGACCATTGGAATTTCGCTTATTGGTTAACATTAGGTTCCTGTTATCAACAAACCGGGGATTTCCATCAGGCGCTTTATTGCTTCAGCCGCGCGGGGCAAATTCAGGTCGATGATCCTCGCCCATCTTGTTTCGCTGGGGAGTGTTATTCCGCTTGTGGCAATGCTATTTATGCTGAAAAAGCATTCCGTGCCGCATTGAACTGGTGCCATGTTCACCCTGAGCAGGCTCAAGTCCAGCAGCAAGCCGAACGGGGACTGGCTGCATTATTACTGGAGGTGAGACATGCCTAA
- a CDS encoding methyl-accepting chemotaxis protein, with product MVANTDVNKSDNTSSYVDRPSNNEFDFSILEKKRNGLNNINSSVSNSLGEHADIFSMGLSAFYEYLDVLESLARSAYDAMHTRSKYANDIQDNANQVDSVIAEAAKGDDKTTKPLPDSVIEFMREHGIKVDKMSIDEYLKKNGPELDKGQLQAVKAALDNEKTRASDTMTQEQLQLQKFMQSYNVNVNNISTLQTGLKDILTTIARNLC from the coding sequence ATGGTGGCGAACACTGACGTAAATAAATCAGATAACACATCTTCGTATGTTGATAGACCGTCCAATAATGAATTTGATTTTTCAATTCTGGAAAAAAAACGCAATGGTCTAAACAACATTAATAGCAGTGTTAGTAATAGTCTTGGTGAGCATGCTGATATTTTTAGTATGGGGTTGAGTGCCTTTTATGAATACCTGGACGTACTTGAATCACTTGCCAGAAGTGCCTATGACGCTATGCACACCCGATCAAAATATGCCAATGATATACAGGATAACGCTAATCAGGTTGATTCCGTCATTGCCGAAGCGGCTAAAGGTGACGATAAAACAACCAAGCCGCTACCGGATTCAGTTATCGAGTTTATGCGGGAGCATGGCATCAAAGTGGATAAGATGAGTATTGACGAGTATTTAAAGAAGAATGGACCAGAACTGGATAAAGGACAATTACAGGCAGTAAAAGCGGCATTAGATAATGAAAAGACCCGCGCGTCAGATACCATGACTCAAGAGCAATTACAGTTACAGAAGTTTATGCAAAGTTATAACGTTAATGTTAATAACATCAGTACATTACAGACAGGTTTAAAAGATATATTGACGACGATTGCCCGCAATCTTTGTTAA
- a CDS encoding EscE/YscE/SsaE family type III secretion system needle protein co-chaperone, giving the protein MSHITELEDAIKYDAKKIQQKNTLLENGKLLISQQLSLQQTPDNYKNLNNMMLALSSAEKIIATLSIRYGN; this is encoded by the coding sequence GTGTCGCACATTACTGAACTGGAAGATGCTATTAAATATGACGCCAAAAAAATCCAACAGAAGAATACATTGCTGGAAAATGGGAAGTTATTAATTTCCCAGCAATTGTCTCTACAGCAAACACCGGATAATTATAAAAATCTTAACAATATGATGCTGGCCCTAAGTAGTGCGGAGAAAATAATAGCAACACTGTCAATTCGCTATGGAAATTAA
- a CDS encoding EscC/YscC/HrcC family type III secretion system outer membrane ring protein: MKKLAGLMLLFFGSLAYGQAIPWQGEPFFIYSRGMSVSNLLKDLGMNYGIPVVISPEINEHFSGKIRDKTPETILSELAGLYNITWYYDGEILYFYKAQAIRREFISPDGLSTATLIKYLQRSGVPAGKNCAIKAISRLDAIEVTGVPICIERVTTLSKMLSSQARKQNQDKETVKVFQLKYASAADSNYQYRDQQVKLPGLVSVLREMSQGNSLPLVAGKEPDDVNTSMPLFSADPRQNAVIIRDRQVNMPIYRSLIAQLDQRPVQIEISVTIIDVDAGDISQLGIDWSASTSIGGAGISFNSNSGKNSADGFSTVIGDTGNFMVRLNALQKNSRARVLSRPSVVTLNNIQAVLDKNVTFYTKLQGDKVAKLESITSGSLLRVTPRMIDADGVKEVLLNLNIQDGQQQAAISSSEPLPEIQNSDISTQATLRVGQSLLLGGFIQDKQIESQNKIPLLGDIPLLGGLFRSTDKQSHSVVRLFLIKAVPVNTGE, translated from the coding sequence ATGAAAAAACTTGCCGGTTTAATGTTACTGTTTTTCGGATCACTGGCTTATGGGCAAGCTATTCCCTGGCAAGGAGAACCTTTCTTTATTTACAGCCGGGGTATGAGCGTATCTAACCTATTAAAAGATTTAGGGATGAATTATGGCATCCCGGTAGTCATTAGCCCGGAAATAAATGAACACTTTAGTGGGAAGATTCGCGACAAAACACCAGAAACAATCCTGTCTGAGTTAGCCGGGCTATACAATATTACCTGGTACTATGATGGTGAAATACTCTATTTTTATAAAGCTCAAGCCATCCGACGGGAATTTATATCACCAGATGGGTTATCAACGGCGACGTTAATCAAATATCTACAACGTAGTGGTGTACCCGCAGGAAAAAACTGTGCAATAAAGGCGATTTCTCGTCTGGATGCTATTGAGGTCACGGGTGTTCCTATCTGTATTGAACGGGTGACGACATTGAGCAAAATGCTTTCGTCCCAAGCCCGTAAGCAAAACCAAGATAAAGAGACAGTGAAAGTCTTCCAGCTAAAATATGCCTCTGCGGCTGACTCTAATTATCAGTATCGTGATCAGCAAGTTAAATTACCGGGCTTAGTCAGCGTCTTGCGTGAGATGAGTCAGGGCAATAGTCTGCCTTTAGTCGCAGGAAAAGAACCAGATGATGTAAATACCAGCATGCCTCTTTTCTCTGCTGATCCTCGGCAAAATGCCGTTATTATTCGTGATCGTCAGGTCAATATGCCGATCTATCGTAGTTTGATCGCTCAATTGGATCAGCGACCAGTTCAAATAGAAATTTCAGTGACCATTATTGATGTTGATGCCGGAGATATTAGCCAACTCGGTATCGATTGGTCCGCATCCACTTCAATTGGTGGCGCGGGTATCTCGTTTAACAGTAATTCGGGGAAAAATAGTGCTGATGGCTTCTCTACTGTGATTGGTGATACTGGGAACTTTATGGTTCGCTTGAATGCGTTACAAAAGAATTCACGTGCCAGAGTTTTATCACGCCCTTCGGTAGTCACTCTAAACAATATTCAGGCGGTACTGGATAAGAACGTAACATTTTATACCAAGTTGCAAGGCGATAAAGTGGCAAAACTTGAATCGATCACCTCTGGGTCATTATTACGAGTAACACCGAGAATGATTGATGCCGATGGTGTAAAAGAAGTTTTGCTTAATCTTAATATTCAGGATGGTCAACAGCAGGCGGCGATAAGCAGTAGTGAACCGTTGCCTGAAATACAAAATTCGGATATCTCAACGCAAGCCACGTTGCGTGTTGGGCAAAGTTTGTTATTGGGTGGTTTCATTCAGGATAAACAAATTGAGTCGCAAAACAAAATACCGCTACTGGGCGATATTCCTTTATTAGGTGGGTTGTTTCGCAGTACTGATAAGCAATCTCACAGTGTTGTCAGGTTATTTCTGATCAAAGCTGTACCGGTTAACACAGGGGAATAG
- a CDS encoding two component system response regulator, with product MNTKLLIVDDHELIINGIKNMLAAYPRYQIVGQADNGLEVYNLCRQTEPDIAIIDLGLPGMDGLDVIIQLLRRWPTMKILALTARYEEHHASRTLNSGALGYVLKKSPQQILMAAIQTVSVGKRYIDPALNSSLVNKLAQGTDARQPVLTPRERQILKLITEGACNRIIAAHLSISQKTVETHRLNMMKKLDVHKVAELIHWSYRLGLND from the coding sequence ATGAATACGAAATTACTGATTGTCGACGATCATGAACTAATCATTAATGGCATTAAAAATATGCTGGCAGCTTATCCACGCTATCAGATTGTTGGGCAAGCTGATAACGGGCTGGAGGTATACAACTTGTGCCGACAAACAGAACCAGATATTGCGATTATAGATCTCGGGTTACCCGGTATGGATGGCCTTGATGTCATTATCCAACTGCTTCGCCGCTGGCCAACCATGAAGATTTTAGCATTAACGGCCCGCTATGAGGAACATCATGCCAGCAGAACATTAAACAGCGGCGCACTAGGTTATGTTTTGAAAAAAAGCCCGCAGCAGATTCTGATGGCAGCTATTCAAACGGTTTCAGTAGGTAAACGCTATATTGATCCTGCACTGAATAGTTCTCTGGTCAATAAGCTGGCACAAGGTACTGATGCCCGCCAGCCAGTGCTAACGCCACGAGAGCGACAGATCCTAAAACTTATTACCGAAGGTGCCTGTAACCGTATTATCGCAGCGCACCTTTCCATCAGCCAAAAAACCGTCGAAACCCATCGCCTGAATATGATGAAAAAACTGGATGTACACAAAGTCGCTGAGCTTATTCACTGGTCGTATCGCTTAGGGCTAAATGATTAA